CGTGGGCTTTACGAATGTTGTAAGTGTTGATATGCTGAGGGAATCATTCCCATTGCTGGACATGGTGGATCACAACAGGAGACCCAAATTGCCGGTGAGATATTGAAATCTGGTGCAGAAATTGGATGTCGATAATGCAAACATCACACTGTTCTTTAGTCATACACAACAGCACATGTTTAGCTTTTCTGTTTTCATTACAGTCCAATCCTGTTCGCAACCTTCCTAAGATTGATGGTGAGAACATGTACCTTTCATCAGCTGTCAGTTTCATACTTATTCCTCGGCATCGGCTTTGTCAGATTTAATGTTAccattttaattttacataCAGCCGTGGTTCTGTTCGGGGAGCCAATTCGATGGGAGACCAACCTCCAGCTGATAATTGACATCTTGTTGACCAAAGGGAACCTCAGCAGTGTTCACCAAACCCAAAACATGCCTCAACTCCCCCTGCTGGCCTGCAACATGGACCTCATGTGGATGGCTGAGGCACATTCTCCACGGTAACCAGCGCTGTCACACAACAGTTAAAAGAAGGATTCCATTTATTAACATTAGCAACTAAAGCACAGATTTAAAAACTGccaaatgtaaatatatatatatatatatatccctttGTCTTTATTTGGCTCAGGTTTGGCCATGGGACATTTCTTGTTTGCCTAGAGAACATCTATAAGAAGATAACCGGTAAAGACCTGAAGTATGAGGCGCTCATGGGAAAACCGAGTGAGCTGACCTACCATTTTGCAGAGTACCTCATCAGAACCCAGGCCATGCAGATGCAATGGAAACTTCCCGTCACTTCCCTTTATGCTATAGGGTAAGACCCCATGTTTTTTCCTTTATTGCAAATGTAGTTAACAGCATATGGAATAAACTAAAGAAGCGATGAGACCAACATCATCAGAATTCACTTTTGACACAGTCTGATGACAATGTGACTTTGAGTACCTAAAAATGCGATACATATATTTgatgtattgtcattattaatGCACATGTAAGTAATTAAAAGATGAAGAGAGCAGGAACAAGAACTGCATAATAAAATTGAGATAACCTCACTTGACATTTATTTATCAGTTTTTAAACGTGTGTGTGCTCACATTTTAACTTGCAATTTTTAACAAACTGAATAATCTGGTGAGAAAcataatgaaaatacaaaatgtgaACATATCACACCTTCCTTTTCAGAACTTGCAAGTTTCACTTCAACTTTTTATCACGATTGTTTCGGTTGTGTTGTTCCAGCAATTGCTTTAATTGCTCTTTTGTTGGCGGAGTAGCATAGAACAgcagaaaataaacacattcttGCACAAATCAGTATCTACTGTAGGCTAGCTTTATGCATACCACCTGAGGCACTGAGTAATCCCTTCCCTTCTGTACTCTTAGGGATAACATTATGACTGACATCTATGGCGCCAATCTATACAACCGCTACCTGGAGCAGAGAGTTTCTCGAAAGAACCCCAAAACTGTTGCTAAGATGGTTTCCGCCACAGGGTCCACCACTGCAGTGCcccaggaggaggagagggacaatCTGTGGGAGAGCGAGCTAGCGCTGCCCTCTGCCACTTCCTGTAAGTCTGTCCTAGTTTGCACAGGGGTGTACAACCCCAACGTAGAAGTGCCGTCGGATGCAAGTCACTGCATCAAAGAGACTGTGTTCCACGGCCACCGGGACTTCAGATTTGACCCTGCGCTGGTGGAGCCAGACCACATTGTGCAGGATGTGGCAGAAGCTGTAGACCGCATCTTTGAGCTGGAGAAGTTTGTGCCTCAGTAGAGTTTAGCCAACAGGTGTTGTGTGATTATGGAGGTCCTATAGTCGGGAGGGGGAGGTGGAGCATTACACTGGGTAAACCACTCAATGCATAAACCTGTAGGAGCCGTACACTGTGGACATCGGCAGACAAAAAATGGGTCACCTTATAAACTTTGATCATTGAGAAAAACTTAAGAGAGAATTAATCATGTAACTGTTACTGTCAACTGCTCTTTAACATTCTATTTGTGATTACCTTTTATTACCTGTTTTCATTATGGAAACATTTAAGGAACTGCCTTATTTTACCCtactaagtttttttttttcttgtttttttttttagatgataGCAATATTTTAGATAATTTCAAATCCTGAAATCATCCTTATATTTATTACAAGAATTTACCAGTGTTTTTAAGAAGCCTATTCAGATAACGGTCGACCCTTATTCCCATGgtgactttttattattacaattttaatcatgtgtttACCCATTTATTCTGGAAGTTCTATGCATGAACATGAGAGTAAAAATTGTACTGTAAAAACAACAGTTTGATGTGCTGTATTGTCCTCTAATAGTACTGTCTGTCTGCATTATGAGAGCCTTGACCAGTATTTGCACAGATCAGACTTTCATCTTTGTTAAATGTTAACGTATTTTCCTGCCATACCCTGTTTATTATGATGTAGACATAATTTTTTATGCTTCAAATTGTAATTCCAAAAGCAAAACTATATAGACATTTAGATACAATCAAAAACCTTTATTGCTTTATTTTAGATCATTTGTAGTATTTCACTCATTGTAAATACCTTAGCGTAAAAACTTATAAGGAATCGTTAAACTTGCTTTGCAAACTGCCTGTGTGTTGgttttttttcaatcaaaaaATGATCCACAACTTATCACAAATGGCCAAGATATTGAGGTAACTGTAACAGACAGCACCTGGGTAGATCTTATGTTATGCACCGTCTCTACAGTATGCTCTTAATACTCAACTAGCTCAGTCTTCTTGTTCCGTAGGACTGACAGATTGTTTTTAAGACAAATGTGTGAATATCTAGGCTTTTCCAAAAAGTTTAGAAGCCAAACTAGTCTTCAATACTCTAGTGTATCTGTAATGTACACATTTCTTTAGCTTTAACCCAAAATGCTAAAATTAAGCATGTTATGACTTTCAGTGTACATAAGAAACTTTTCAGTtggattattatttattatgcatTTATCTGGTGCATTTCCTGCTTAAATGAGTAAAATGTCCAAGACTAAAATTGccttgtaagaaaaaaatgtcagttACCCAGAAGTCTCAAGAGACATTAGTGTAGCGGTTTagcattaaaggtccaatatgtaatactgacagctagctttaaaaatagttactgcagtccaaaaattctaaatactggagagagtcatctccccggcccctcctccccagactcggaAGTTaacggaggttgccaggttgagagcGCTTCCAACAATGTTGCTTGCTATGCTCACATAGCGAGACATTAccccacagcacagcggagtagctaacgttagacgctggctatgttgacagtcataaaagcctgtgctcacgcggagctctgtagaCAACCACCCTATCTTGGCATAAAATTATGGCAACAGCCGCTAAAAACACCACTAGGTCTCCTGTCCTCTCTACCCGACTGCCAGACACACTTTCTCAGTTTAAAATTATGGCAACAGCTGCTAAAAACACCACTACCTCGCCCgctcgccgtcctctccacacgacTGACCGACACACTTTCTCAGCTTAAAATTATGGCAACAGCCGCTAAAAACATCACTACCTCGCTGTCCTCTCTAcgagactgacagacacactttctcggcttaaaattacggcAACAACCGCTAAAAACAGTGCAAACTCGCAGTCCTCTCTACCCGATTTACAGCCACCCTTTCTTGGTTTAAAATTACTCACCGTTTGTTGGCTAcagccgctgaacaggctatgttgtaaacagccatggcccgcttgacTGGTCCTCCGGTAATGTTAGCAGTTATCGCGTGTTAGCATGTCGGCATTAGCAAGGACCAGtagggatcactttactggctgtgtctcaattgtttttgtgagTGACCAATGAGTAGCTACTCtcttcaatgtgagtacacaaattttgaaatgactgaaaatgcccgtccctagtagctgtAATAAATTAGCCtaaagctaatgcttacctgttcaggaggaaccTCATgagaggagggcccaaaaagatgctagaatgaatagctgtggatgcgaggaggggcccatagaaaaagcctatctacagggcccagaattttgtgctacgcccctgtccATGGCTGTACTATAGCTGTAGTGCGCTGGGTTTGCATTTTTACAGGTATCTGGCAACCCTGTCTGGCTGTTACAATGGCCAGTTGATAACAAGCAttattgtcagaaaagatagtattttagcttagcatgtttccttaatatctgatgacatattgtagtcatttttttatttaatacagtaaatatattacatattgcacctttaaaaacaactttattgcaaaaaacaaagaaatccgTTGTGCTGCCGTTAATTCTATTTGCCACTcgtgttttttgtaatttcaCTGTAGTAGGTCCCTCAGGTAGCCTTTATCTTTATATTGTGCTTCTTGTGCAACACATCTAGTACTTGTGGCAGTAACTCCATGTTGATAAGTGGTTTTTCTAGATCCTCCGCACACGTGAGGGAATCCATGCTGACCTCTGACTGCGCAGTGTGCAGCCTCCTCCTGTGTTTGGGCTTCAGTGAGCGCAAAGA
This genomic interval from Perca fluviatilis chromosome 5, GENO_Pfluv_1.0, whole genome shotgun sequence contains the following:
- the LOC120559633 gene encoding haloacid dehalogenase-like hydrolase domain-containing 5, with protein sequence MRGLLPFYRGLCTLSNRQARRKAGIVGSRCGFCGTQSNSKPQPSFGLLFDIDGVLVRGRMPIPAAKKAFEKLVDSQGQFVLPVVFVTNAGNCLRQTKADQLSHILGVPITQDQVIMSHSPLRMFNKFHDKCVLVSGQGPVLEIATNVGFTNVVSVDMLRESFPLLDMVDHNRRPKLPSNPVRNLPKIDAVVLFGEPIRWETNLQLIIDILLTKGNLSSVHQTQNMPQLPLLACNMDLMWMAEAHSPRFGHGTFLVCLENIYKKITGKDLKYEALMGKPSELTYHFAEYLIRTQAMQMQWKLPVTSLYAIGDNIMTDIYGANLYNRYLEQRVSRKNPKTVAKMVSATGSTTAVPQEEERDNLWESELALPSATSCKSVLVCTGVYNPNVEVPSDASHCIKETVFHGHRDFRFDPALVEPDHIVQDVAEAVDRIFELEKFVPQ